The genomic region GATCAACCAAGTCGCTTCTACAAATTCGAAAAATAATGGCCGATCATGAAATTCGTAGAGTGtatgagatgttagatgaaaattGTGACGGAGTGGTGAGCGTGGGTGAACTGTGTGGATTCGTCAACAGGGTTGGAATAACAATGTCAGAAGGTGATGTGAGATCTATACTGAACAAACCTCTTCAAGAGGATTGTTGTTCCCTGCGATTTGAGGAATTTGTTGAGTTTTATCAATCCATCTTCAAtcatcaagatgatgaagaaaaaggcgAGTCCGATGATTTGATGGAGGCGTTCAGAGTTTTTGATCAAAACAAAGATGGGTACATTTCTTCTAACGAGCTTCAGAACGTGTTGTCCACAATGGGATTGATTCCACAGGGACAAGATGCGCAAAACTGTGAGAAAATGATATGCAGATTTGATTCAGATTGTAATGGAGTTTTGGATTTCTCTGAATTCAAAAGTATGATGTCCTCTAAGGTTTCTCCTTAAGGAACGGTTATTCAGCGTTTATGATTCTTGTATATGTTAACCATATAATATTCAGTAGTTTAGATGGTAAAACAGTGTATTTTATGTTAGAGATCTCATATTTGAATGCAGACTAGAGTTTCGCTGCCTTAATAACAAAAACAAATACATCAACTAATATTATTGAATTTCTGTGAAGGAGAATATATTTAGTtttgagtttaaaaaaaaaaacgaagaaaattttgaaatttacatCTTAAGATCAACTAGAGGTTATGGTAATTAATACTTTACTTTGAAAAGATAGTATTCCGTCAATGTTGTGAAGGGTCAAATCTATACATGATGATGAAGTTTGCATTTGtagaaataatttttaattagaaaTTTGGTTTGTAATTTGTGCAACTCTGCtttctattttctttatttgtcTATTCTTCTTTTATCCTTTCTAATGTCTGGGTATTAGTGACATTTAGgaacataatattatattttacCCCCACTTTTGAGATACACGTGAATCATAAAATGACCACGCATCTTAAGTTATATAACACCTTCAAACAATCATGCAAAGTAGATATTCTAACATCAACTAATACAAAATGGGGCTCATATAAAGAAGAAAATTTTTAAAGGTGTTATTGGGTAGCTACAAAATAGGAGATTGTTTCACTACCTAAGGAATAAGAACTCTAGGAAATGAGAAAATATGAAATCTTACTTGTTTGGAAGTTGATAATAGTGTACTTGTCTTATTTTCCACAAGATGGCATACACATGGGTTGTAAGGAATGCCATTACTCATGATTATGATTATTTATGAActatatgcttataatgcaatttgAACAAATGACTTATACTAATTTGAAGCCATTTACCACATATGCTCATAAAGGGTTTGAAAAAATGTCACAAAAAATGCCTATAGACAACATCTGAGTTGTTTAATGGAATACCTTGACAATCATTCGGCCATCAAATTTATGTGGAGACATAATTATTAATTCCAAATTGAATCTTATTAatactttaaaattatttatttaatctaaatCAATTATTGTATGCCCACTTGAgggattttaatatatattatttaatatttataaatctcaagaagtaaaaaaaaaaatagttacataAGAAAGATAAACTCAATTCCCCATATTTATTGTGAATTCTTATCATTATTAAATCTTTGTCCTTCATTTGGAGGTCCTCCTCTTCTCAATACAACCATTGTACCAAACTATTAAGTTAACATTATGCTCttcttttttaaaatattattttttgagcTTTAGATCAATTATTCTACACCATATATTAGTTCTTCATGTTTTCTTCATGTAGTGCATTGTTCAAAATTTATTACAAGTTTGGCTAGATAGGAAATGAAAAAGAGAGTTTATGTTCTAATTTGAGGGAATAAGAAGAAAATTTGGTAAATATGTatcttttagttatttatttatcaCATAATATTCATGTATAATGTATTATTAATTCCTCTCTTTCTCTTGGTATGTTGAAGttgtaaaccatcaaactctaTTACTCGCTAATATTGTATACACAAACTAGGGTACTTTGTATCTACATTACTTTTTGTACATTAATATGtcggcttgatgatgattgtaatgtattcatcacttgttgttattgatgaaacactctcacacatacatatgattatattgactactggtataacttcaattgtttacactattaaccggtatgttagaggtttatctctaactggtactttgtgtcaattggtatgtgcataagagacaacctatggttatactaaggcagcatcaaaatgaagatcaagatggagatcaagcagagactcaaggacaatggttcatatgttttattcaaaccggtattgattgttccaaccagtatttgttGATTTTTCTAATGAGTTACTAGCACtgactacttggcggtaatttttgtgatgacttACCAGCACTGACTActtggcagtaatttttgtgatgagttatggtcacttgtccagatacattgcacctaggaaattatgttatgATTTCCTAAGCCGGcatgaaatctgaatgtctatatatatCAACATCTCTATAAAACTTCAGTAATTGATGGTATACATGAAGAGCAAATTTTTTTTGAAGAGCAATGTGTGTTAAGATAAAGAGCACAttgaagagcaatgttgaatgtacttagaaggattagatcaagaaagtattgtgctactcataacagatttgttgttttctaaccattacaatagaataaaatcccttaaccgggtaagctctaacaagcttcaatgtataaatcctctaacaggatgatccattagtttggattcttaaatcctctagcaaggttactcctaacagggtataagcttgtaatcaagctttgggatctctaacaagattccctcctagcagagcactttgtagaccttaaccagttagttatctattactggacatagttaacttgtgagtctcatctcaccatggtttttacctatttgggttttccacctataaacacttgtgttatgatagatgctttaatttttgtggatgatattatatctttatggattgcatgcattgtgtttaaaagttttgttaagttcatctacctgtTAGTGTTTGATGTAGTATTTTATTTGGTttcgttgattcacccccccttcttagtgcttttcaagtccatcaattggtatcagagccaaacttatttgaagcctaaccgcttagaagggagtcttgaatCCACCATGGGGGAgaggagctactttgagatggcgagagagctagaagctagcagaaatgatcttgaaaacctaagggtcaaactaaaagcttctcaagtcaaaaggagagagctaactgaacaactattagagatattagataatagttcttcaaatgaagccaatattgatgctttagtagaggaagttgaaaagttaaatggtgagaaactaaatttaaggagagagatagaagatctcactatctgcatgagtcaagaactagaagccaaaagagctgctaaagatcttatcaaggaaagagatcaagagattacaaagaccAAACGGGAAAAATACAATATGCATGAGAAtttgattgttgaaagagaagaaaaggagatccTACAGCTAGAGCTTGAGCGTgcatcatctctaaaagagaacctctctaagcataatgaagatctcatcaaacagcttactgaagccaatgagaagttgcagaagttcatcaaaagttctaccatgctcgaagaacaaattcaatcacaaagaattaagggtgatatctctggacatggttttcacacaactgaaaaaggtgaatcctccggtacaaagAGCTACAATCCTAAGAAAAAATATGCTCCTGAGATCAATAAGCCTACCgataaggtctttaaacctgtctgCTTCTTTTTCcataaacctggttaaaatggaAATGTTTGTAGggacaaacctaacaaaaatgtaAACTATAATACTAGGTATGTGTTcaataaatttgaaggtcattgcttcacatgtagaatgtatggacatagatctgttgagtacagatatggagcaaacaatctcaTGCCACACATGCATACAAGACCAAATGGTATCaggataaggaactttgataaccgggtaaacctAAATTGGCAAAGATCCTAcatcaaccggtttagtccattcgagatagaaaaggtaacaaatgttatttgcaccttctataataactttggtcatgtggttatgaactacagaagaagaataggaagagaaaaTGCAAGACCTTGAGATCATCTAGTATGACCTATTATCATTGTAATaaactggggcacttagcaaaattttgtagatccagaaacaataaaccggtcaactcttctaaggattagaaaggaaagcaaaaagttaatgttgaagaaactatagaggaaatgaatcaaacctggaagaagaaaagtaatgAGTCACCTGAAGAAGAAATTGTTCCCTCACCCAGTGAAGATAACCCAACACcgatgacttaagcctttttaatatggctaaggggagcttaacggtaaaacatctccgaaccccttgtgaaaaatgagcgggaaagaattttgaatcatgaaattttggtaactttttgtcagaCTGTTATCAACCGATTTTCCacttgagtggtgaaattagggtttgtaaccctaatgggcgagcatttattgcagtaggtaaaaaggataaaagtgagttttacttttTTTTCTACCCTAACCCATTTAAGAAAAAAATTTGAAGAGATTGTAGAGCTAAGTAAGATTGTCTTTTTGTTAATTATCGAATTGTTTCATGATTTGAGAAATTGAGCTGAATTGAAGGTTATAGAAAgttgaactagtgtgcacttgggcGTTTCAACCGGTAAACGGGGCAACGTGTgcaaaacaaggtatttctttgaacatactaCATCGaatcttgtttatctagaatggcatatACTTCAAAgtttgtagagaggttgatgatcacttctgagcctatggaagctgcAAAGGCAAAATAAATTATGttatataatgcattgtcacaagttccaaGAGGCGTTTTGGCCAAAGGTGATTTGTCTGGTTATATAGACTACAAGttagaagacttagggtctctatacatctacacatagttgaaatcactttgtgatgaggatGGTAAAATTAAGAcacagtatgctagggttttcaaaaagggttttcataatgcctcttattttcttgaagatttcgaaGAAGCACATATTAGAATAATTTTGAGTAGAATTCATGGAGAAAAAATGTACTTaaaaaggactcacacaattacaaaggaagtcatttAGGCTGTGGATagctatttctcaaccggtgaagtacctgagcTAAGGAAAATTCTAAAGGATACTATCTTCAAATTAATTGGTTCTACATTTGATGGGCGTGATTTTTTCATCACCAATATTAAGGACCCTGCGGTAAAACTAGCAGCAATGATGATAGGCTACCAAGTATTTTACTCCAATAGACTTAACAGTATTCCATCTGGAGCAGTTCACACAactcatagaatgattgttgataatacagactatgatctttgtgaagctatcaggagacaactatttttgaatttgcaatctatcaagaaggatagcagtcTGAAATACTTTCCATGCTTCCCTGAATAGAtatttcaatgagttccaaaagaagatgagtgtGAGAATGAGGCTActggaagatgtggtaaaacactttaagAAGGACACAATATTCATCGTTACCATTGACTTTTGTttaatgcaagcaattgaaccaagAGAATAAggaatggaagacatgagttatgaggttaaccatgACTTActtgttggttatgctaataccctattagcatcacctatagATAAGAagtaggcaaaattggacattatgGCAGTCCAACAGGCACCTGAACAAACCATAACTGCACCTGCTCAAAGtacaaaaggaaaaaataaaaagtcTGATGAAGCATCTCCAACAACAAAGAGTACTATGGTTActaggagtgtcctaaccaaaaaggaaccggaaCTCAAAGTATATCTTaagaaagagacaaagaagagaggcaggaAATTGATTTTGCAGCCAGAGTCTGAGGGATCGAAATTTGATGAAGAACCAAAAAAGGTAAAAGAAACCAGAAAaacatccaagaaggtaaaggtagtgccaaaggcaactacacctattgatatatcTACTTACAAACCTGACAGAGTTTTTGAGAGAACATTGAAGACACTAGGGatgaataggtttgacaatgtcaaagaatattttgattctttcactgaagatgagcagaagcaagtcatccaacaggtaatcaattatttgggccattacaatagatttctgcatgacttggaaaaggatatttcaatCTCCTTGTTtaatattcttttagtcaaatggGAGGAAACTGTTCAATTGGAAAAAGAAAATATCGATGaaatatttttacaatattttcctaaCCTATCTATAGATGAAATTAGTACCTTATTTGATCAGTAAAaagtaaatttttcttttaaaagagGAAAATTGAAACTTCTTAATGGAAAAAGGGCAAGTATTGAATCCGAGACACACTAGATAGCCTGtgcaatcaaaaagagggaagaactcATCCATTCTAATAATGAGGCTAATGCTACTGATAATGTTACCCTaccaaaaatggatgaagaggaaattattcaacctgatgaggtct from Cryptomeria japonica chromosome 3, Sugi_1.0, whole genome shotgun sequence harbors:
- the LOC131070979 gene encoding calmodulin-like protein 2: MADHEIRRVYEMLDENCDGVVSVGELCGFVNRVGITMSEGDVRSILNKPLQEDCCSLRFEEFVEFYQSIFNHQDDEEKGESDDLMEAFRVFDQNKDGYISSNELQNVLSTMGLIPQGQDAQNCEKMICRFDSDCNGVLDFSEFKSMMSSKVSP